A section of the Oryzias latipes chromosome 10, ASM223467v1 genome encodes:
- the LOC101155610 gene encoding centrosome and spindle pole associated protein 1 isoform X8, translating to MELDDELENFIRERKARVVLDKASLKQDPPYMEIKTNLHKAYSGSAVKENIPPKSKGQGRDESVGLPLGVEYEKKKHQLQRELRMDYRRYMAQHPLGDSASIFPKHQLLLQRDAATMTEDSGSRASEDDGGFSSVLSRHQNRRGRPIDLEEEDFFQDELPVGRRRQETANELMDEESQAIRNNIREKRENGEDLRRDGRRIRTQNKNENENFATGLIFGAGDTDEALQRRKERYRQELQEQIAEQHRNKKKEKELELKVAATGANDPEKQPDRIKQFGLSRRKAPLDSEATGEHRSSSRTLSGIEKNTSREREIPLPLEPSHAAFQSPLLEYSSALGLGEGGLSPCGQPAAPFYPSSMDIPRNPLFVPHPPLSGVYRNPYIEPYQFYGTRNPPDPNMAYYGHPSAPSAGFPVTCWNVPPATAVPNQFSNHSQHTEPPTTSSRPTNDTVVDSPAGSFPLVRSTKDRTLNYGEALKQQIQEQQQRKRVEREEDERFEARLEVEMRTYQPWGKGGGGAPLRDSSGNLIADLHQMHKLNEEAYINPEQWQRRATAGRTVHQTGQSDPNERVSGFTRIQTPQFARGNVFTNQPTEQQLKEQDQYKAFLKQQIEEKMRQKAEERERIRLEEEKEEKRLAEQRARILREYEEEQEKKKRKEMEQKAKNEELIQLAEQRKREAEQKRREMEEKENAALRRHYERERQAREEEAVCLQVHEEPLPPIPALQRKQGQLQHPPRPPTYDSQHARAPLTQGSQSGLQSPPVPACRNQLRAAGAYRDVFSELSALRHQLRSEQKRLECRLRQDDWEELESPISVRSQERPAVDVFDMARLRLQAPVRRPSSRNVDPRNLRNHESARLECEDGESRLGFCKDAKSVTNQRIRDDRDSDHQFSDQRSTVLDDYLDLSPPPQTNHLRGSSSRGSDRDSQLRSESAFMGSLDDVSPEPHTPKLDEVHQLSARERRRLSKQSQHAPERAVSRHLSGRRNDCSSHSGYRPQREAEEGGEWRIRNMTRRLTAFNRPGNADAPSSAETQISGRSLDLQTR from the exons ATGGAGCTCGACGACGAACTTGAGAACTTCATCAGAGAACGGAAGGCGCGGGTGGTTCTAGATAAGGCCAGCCTGAAGCAGGACCCTCCTTACATGGAAATAAAG acaAATCTGCACAAAGCTTACAGTGGATCTGCGGTGAAAGAGAACATCCCACCCAAATCTAAAGGTCAGGGAAGAG ATGAGAGTGTGGGTCTGCCTTTAGGTGTGGAGTATGAGAAGAAGAAACACCAGCTGCAACGTGAGCTCCGGATGGACTACAGGCGCTACATGGCTCAG CATCCACTCGGAGACTCGGCAAGTATTTTTCCCAAACATCAGTTACTGCTGCAGAGGGATGCAGCCACGATGACGGAGGACTCTGGGTCCAGGGCGTCTGAAGATGATGGGGGCTTTTCGTCGGTGCTCTCCAGGCATCAAAACCGGCGTGGAAGACCTATAGATCTGGAGGAAGAGGATTTCTTTCAAGATGAGCTTCCAGTAGGCAGAAGGCGCCAGGAAACGGCAAATGAACTAATGGATGAGGAGAGCCAGGCCATTAGAAATAATATTAg ggAAAAGAGAGAGAATGGAGAAGACCTCAGGAGAGATGGAAGGAGAATAAGAACACAGAACAAAAACGAAAATGAAAATTTTGCCACCGGTCTTATATTTg GAGCAGGAGATACAGACGAGGCTttgcagaggaggaaggagcgctacaggcaggagctgcaggagcagataGCTGAACAGCACCGCAACAAGAAGAA GGAAAAAGAGCTGGAGCTTAAAGTAGCTGCAACAGGAGCAAATGACCCTGAGAAACAG CCTGACCGAATCAAGCAGTTTGGACTGAGCAGGAGAAAAGCTCCTCTGGATTCAGAGGCAACCGGAGAACACAGATCATCATCTAGAACTCTATCAGGTATCGAAAAGAACACCAGCAGGGAAAGAGAAATTCCTCTTCCTCTCGAGCCGTCGCATGCTGCCTTCCAGTCCCCTCTGTTGGAGTACAGCTCTGCCCTTGGCTTAGGGGAAGGTGGCCTTTCCCCCTGTGGTCAGCCTGCAGCCCCCTTCTATCCAAGCTCCATGGATATTCCTAG GAATCCTTTGTTTGTTCCGCATCCTCCACTGAGTGGAGTTTACAGAAACCCATATATAGAACCTTATCAGTTCTACGGCACCAGAAACCCACCTGACCCAAACATGGCCTACT ATGGTCATCCATCTGCTCCCAGCGCGGGGTTTCCCGTGACCTGTTGGAATGTACCACCAGCGACGGCTGTGCCCAACCAGTTCAGCAACCACAGTCAGCACACCGAGCCCCCAACGAC TTCCAGCAGGCCCACCAACGACACTGTGGTTGATTCACCAGCTGGGAGCTTCCCTTTGGTGAGATCGACCAAGGATAGAACACTGAACTACGGAGAGGCCCTCAAACAGCAG ATTCAAGAGCAACAGCAGAGGAAGCGTGTAGAGCGGGAGGAGGATGAGCGCTTCGAGGCACGGCTGGAGGTGGAGATGAGGACCTATCAGCCCTGGGGCaaaggtggaggaggagctccACTGAGGGACAGCTCTGGCAATCTCATCG CTGATCTCCATCAAATGCACAAGCTGAATGAGGAGGCTTACATCAACCCAGAGCAGTGGCAGAGGAGAGCTACTGCTGGCAGGACGGTCCACCAAACGGGACAGTCTGATCCCAACGAGAGAGTCTCTG GTTTCACTCGCATCCAAACGCCCCAGTTTGCTAGAGGCAATGTTTTTACCAACCAGCCCACTGAGCAGCAGCTGAAGGAGCAGGACCAGTACAAAGCGTTCCTCAAGCAGCAG ATCGAGGAGAAAATGCGTCAAAAAGCAGAGGAGAGGGAACGAATCCGActggaggaggaaaaagaggAGAAGAGACTGGCAGAGCAGAGGGCGCGCATCCTGAGAGAGTACGAGGAAgagcaggagaagaagaaaCGAAAGGAAATGGAG CAAAAGGCCAAAAACGAAGAGCTGATTCAGTTGGCTGagcagaggaagagggaggCTGAGCAGAAAAGAAGGGAgatggaggagaaggagaatgCAGCACTGAGGAGGCATTATGAAAGGGAGAGGCAGGCACGAGAGGAGGAG GCTGTGTGTCTTCAGGTCCACGAGGAGCCTTTGCCTCCAATTCCAGCCCTGCAGAGGAAACAAGGGCAGCTCCAGCACCCCCCCAGACCCCCCACTTATGACAGCCAGCACGCCAGAGCTCCCTTGACT cAGGGGTCTCAGTCCGGTCTCCAGTCCCCTCCTGTCCCTGCTTGTCGGAACCAGCTCAGAGCTGCAG gagcCTACAGAGATGTGTTCAGCGAGTTGTCAGCTTTACGCCACCAGCTTCGCAGCGAGCAAAAGAGACTTGAGTGTCGTCTGCGGCAGGACGACTGGGAGGAGCTAGAGTCTCCGATTAGCGTCAG aTCTCAGGAGCGTCCAGCAGTAGACGTCTTTGACATGGCAAGACTGCGACTGCAGGCTCCAGTTCGGAGGCCGAGCTCCAGAAACGTGGATCCCCGAAACCTCCGTAACCACGAGTCCGCTCGGCTGGAATGTGAAG ATGGAGAGTCGAGACTTGGGTTTTGTAAGGATGCTAAAAGTGTGACCAACCAGAGGATCAGGGACGACAGAGACTCGGATCACCAGTTCAGTGACCAAAGATCTACAGTTCTGGATG ATTACTTAGACCTCTCTCCGCCTCCCCAAACTAATCATCTG agaggcagcagcagcaggggatCTGACAGGGACTCCCAGCTGCGGTCAGAAAGTGCGTTTATGG GATCCTTAGATGACGTCTCTCCAGAACCGCACACTCCAAAGCTCGACGAGGTCCATCAGCTGTcagccagagagagaaggaggctgtcCAAACAGTCCCAGCATGCACCG GAACGAGCCGTCTCCAGGCATCTCAGCGGCCGTCGGAATGACTGCTCTTCCCACTCAGGCTACAGGCCACAGCGGGAAGCAGAGGAAGGTGGCGAGTGGAGGATCCGGAACATGACAAGACGTCTGACGGCCTTTAATCGCCCTGGAAATGCTGATGCTCCAAGTTCAGCAGAAACTCAGATCTCTGGACGCAGCCTGGATCTTCAGACACGCTGA
- the LOC101155610 gene encoding centrosome and spindle pole associated protein 1 isoform X4: MELDDELENFIRERKARVVLDKASLKQDPPYMEIKTNLHKAYSGSAVKENIPPKSKGQGRDESVGLPLGVEYEKKKHQLQRELRMDYRRYMAQHPLGDSASIFPKHQLLLQRDAATMTEDSGSRASEDDGGFSSVLSRHQNRRGRPIDLEEEDFFQDELPVGRRRQETANELMDEESQAIRNNIREKRENGEDLRRDGRRIRTQNKNENENFATGLIFGAGDTDEALQRRKERYRQELQEQIAEQHRNKKKEKELELKVAATGANDPEKQPDRIKQFGLSRRKAPLDSEATGEHRSSSRTLSGIEKNTSREREIPLPLEPSHAAFQSPLLEYSSALGLGEGGLSPCGQPAAPFYPSSMDIPRNPLFVPHPPLSGVYRNPYIEPYQFYGTRNPPDPNMAYYGHPSAPSAGFPVTCWNVPPATAVPNQFSNHSQHTEPPTTSSRPTNDTVVDSPAGSFPLVRSTKDRTLNYGEALKQQEASTRGSIDLYSKIQEQQQRKRVEREEDERFEARLEVEMRTYQPWGKGGGGAPLRDSSGNLIADLHQMHKLNEEAYINPEQWQRRATAGRTVHQTGQSDPNERVSGFTRIQTPQFARGNVFTNQPTEQQLKEQDQYKAFLKQQIEEKMRQKAEERERIRLEEEKEEKRLAEQRARILREYEEEQEKKKRKEMEQKAKNEELIQLAEQRKREAEQKRREMEEKENAALRRHYERERQAREEEAVCLQVHEEPLPPIPALQRKQGQLQHPPRPPTYDSQHARAPLTQGSQSGLQSPPVPACRNQLRAAGAYRDVFSELSALRHQLRSEQKRLECRLRQDDWEELESPISVRSQERPAVDVFDMARLRLQAPVRRPSSRNVDPRNLRNHESARLECEDGESRLGFCKDAKSVTNQRIRDDRDSDHQFSDQRSTVLDDYLDLSPPPQTNHLRGSSSRGSDRDSQLRSERSLDDVSPEPHTPKLDEVHQLSARERRRLSKQSQHAPERAVSRHLSGRRNDCSSHSGYRPQREAEEGGEWRIRNMTRRLTAFNRPGNADAPSSAETQISGRSLDLQTR, translated from the exons ATGGAGCTCGACGACGAACTTGAGAACTTCATCAGAGAACGGAAGGCGCGGGTGGTTCTAGATAAGGCCAGCCTGAAGCAGGACCCTCCTTACATGGAAATAAAG acaAATCTGCACAAAGCTTACAGTGGATCTGCGGTGAAAGAGAACATCCCACCCAAATCTAAAGGTCAGGGAAGAG ATGAGAGTGTGGGTCTGCCTTTAGGTGTGGAGTATGAGAAGAAGAAACACCAGCTGCAACGTGAGCTCCGGATGGACTACAGGCGCTACATGGCTCAG CATCCACTCGGAGACTCGGCAAGTATTTTTCCCAAACATCAGTTACTGCTGCAGAGGGATGCAGCCACGATGACGGAGGACTCTGGGTCCAGGGCGTCTGAAGATGATGGGGGCTTTTCGTCGGTGCTCTCCAGGCATCAAAACCGGCGTGGAAGACCTATAGATCTGGAGGAAGAGGATTTCTTTCAAGATGAGCTTCCAGTAGGCAGAAGGCGCCAGGAAACGGCAAATGAACTAATGGATGAGGAGAGCCAGGCCATTAGAAATAATATTAg ggAAAAGAGAGAGAATGGAGAAGACCTCAGGAGAGATGGAAGGAGAATAAGAACACAGAACAAAAACGAAAATGAAAATTTTGCCACCGGTCTTATATTTg GAGCAGGAGATACAGACGAGGCTttgcagaggaggaaggagcgctacaggcaggagctgcaggagcagataGCTGAACAGCACCGCAACAAGAAGAA GGAAAAAGAGCTGGAGCTTAAAGTAGCTGCAACAGGAGCAAATGACCCTGAGAAACAG CCTGACCGAATCAAGCAGTTTGGACTGAGCAGGAGAAAAGCTCCTCTGGATTCAGAGGCAACCGGAGAACACAGATCATCATCTAGAACTCTATCAGGTATCGAAAAGAACACCAGCAGGGAAAGAGAAATTCCTCTTCCTCTCGAGCCGTCGCATGCTGCCTTCCAGTCCCCTCTGTTGGAGTACAGCTCTGCCCTTGGCTTAGGGGAAGGTGGCCTTTCCCCCTGTGGTCAGCCTGCAGCCCCCTTCTATCCAAGCTCCATGGATATTCCTAG GAATCCTTTGTTTGTTCCGCATCCTCCACTGAGTGGAGTTTACAGAAACCCATATATAGAACCTTATCAGTTCTACGGCACCAGAAACCCACCTGACCCAAACATGGCCTACT ATGGTCATCCATCTGCTCCCAGCGCGGGGTTTCCCGTGACCTGTTGGAATGTACCACCAGCGACGGCTGTGCCCAACCAGTTCAGCAACCACAGTCAGCACACCGAGCCCCCAACGAC TTCCAGCAGGCCCACCAACGACACTGTGGTTGATTCACCAGCTGGGAGCTTCCCTTTGGTGAGATCGACCAAGGATAGAACACTGAACTACGGAGAGGCCCTCAAACAGCAG GAAGCTTCCACCAGAGGGAGCATCGATCTTTACAGCAAG ATTCAAGAGCAACAGCAGAGGAAGCGTGTAGAGCGGGAGGAGGATGAGCGCTTCGAGGCACGGCTGGAGGTGGAGATGAGGACCTATCAGCCCTGGGGCaaaggtggaggaggagctccACTGAGGGACAGCTCTGGCAATCTCATCG CTGATCTCCATCAAATGCACAAGCTGAATGAGGAGGCTTACATCAACCCAGAGCAGTGGCAGAGGAGAGCTACTGCTGGCAGGACGGTCCACCAAACGGGACAGTCTGATCCCAACGAGAGAGTCTCTG GTTTCACTCGCATCCAAACGCCCCAGTTTGCTAGAGGCAATGTTTTTACCAACCAGCCCACTGAGCAGCAGCTGAAGGAGCAGGACCAGTACAAAGCGTTCCTCAAGCAGCAG ATCGAGGAGAAAATGCGTCAAAAAGCAGAGGAGAGGGAACGAATCCGActggaggaggaaaaagaggAGAAGAGACTGGCAGAGCAGAGGGCGCGCATCCTGAGAGAGTACGAGGAAgagcaggagaagaagaaaCGAAAGGAAATGGAG CAAAAGGCCAAAAACGAAGAGCTGATTCAGTTGGCTGagcagaggaagagggaggCTGAGCAGAAAAGAAGGGAgatggaggagaaggagaatgCAGCACTGAGGAGGCATTATGAAAGGGAGAGGCAGGCACGAGAGGAGGAG GCTGTGTGTCTTCAGGTCCACGAGGAGCCTTTGCCTCCAATTCCAGCCCTGCAGAGGAAACAAGGGCAGCTCCAGCACCCCCCCAGACCCCCCACTTATGACAGCCAGCACGCCAGAGCTCCCTTGACT cAGGGGTCTCAGTCCGGTCTCCAGTCCCCTCCTGTCCCTGCTTGTCGGAACCAGCTCAGAGCTGCAG gagcCTACAGAGATGTGTTCAGCGAGTTGTCAGCTTTACGCCACCAGCTTCGCAGCGAGCAAAAGAGACTTGAGTGTCGTCTGCGGCAGGACGACTGGGAGGAGCTAGAGTCTCCGATTAGCGTCAG aTCTCAGGAGCGTCCAGCAGTAGACGTCTTTGACATGGCAAGACTGCGACTGCAGGCTCCAGTTCGGAGGCCGAGCTCCAGAAACGTGGATCCCCGAAACCTCCGTAACCACGAGTCCGCTCGGCTGGAATGTGAAG ATGGAGAGTCGAGACTTGGGTTTTGTAAGGATGCTAAAAGTGTGACCAACCAGAGGATCAGGGACGACAGAGACTCGGATCACCAGTTCAGTGACCAAAGATCTACAGTTCTGGATG ATTACTTAGACCTCTCTCCGCCTCCCCAAACTAATCATCTG agaggcagcagcagcaggggatCTGACAGGGACTCCCAGCTGCGGTCAGAAA GATCCTTAGATGACGTCTCTCCAGAACCGCACACTCCAAAGCTCGACGAGGTCCATCAGCTGTcagccagagagagaaggaggctgtcCAAACAGTCCCAGCATGCACCG GAACGAGCCGTCTCCAGGCATCTCAGCGGCCGTCGGAATGACTGCTCTTCCCACTCAGGCTACAGGCCACAGCGGGAAGCAGAGGAAGGTGGCGAGTGGAGGATCCGGAACATGACAAGACGTCTGACGGCCTTTAATCGCCCTGGAAATGCTGATGCTCCAAGTTCAGCAGAAACTCAGATCTCTGGACGCAGCCTGGATCTTCAGACACGCTGA
- the LOC101155610 gene encoding centrosome and spindle pole associated protein 1 isoform X3, which yields MELDDELENFIRERKARVVLDKASLKQDPPYMEIKTNLHKAYSGSAVKENIPPKSKGQGRDESVGLPLGVEYEKKKHQLQRELRMDYRRYMAQHPLGDSASIFPKHQLLLQRDAATMTEDSGSRASEDDGGFSSVLSRHQNRRGRPIDLEEEDFFQDELPVGRRRQETANELMDEESQAIRNNIREKRENGEDLRRDGRRIRTQNKNENENFATGLIFGAGDTDEALQRRKERYRQELQEQIAEQHRNKKKEKELELKVAATGANDPEKQPDRIKQFGLSRRKAPLDSEATGEHRSSSRTLSGIEKNTSREREIPLPLEPSHAAFQSPLLEYSSALGLGEGGLSPCGQPAAPFYPSSMDIPRNPLFVPHPPLSGVYRNPYIEPYQFYGTRNPPDPNMAYYGHPSAPSAGFPVTCWNVPPATAVPNQFSNHSQHTEPPTTSSRPTNDTVVDSPAGSFPLVRSTKDRTLNYGEALKQQEASTRGSIDLYSKIQEQQQRKRVEREEDERFEARLEVEMRTYQPWGKGGGGAPLRDSSGNLIADLHQMHKLNEEAYINPEQWQRRATAGRTVHQTGQSDPNERVSGFTRIQTPQFARGNVFTNQPTEQQLKEQDQYKAFLKQQIEEKMRQKAEERERIRLEEEKEEKRLAEQRARILREYEEEQEKKKRKEMEQKAKNEELIQLAEQRKREAEQKRREMEEKENAALRRHYERERQAREEEAVCLQVHEEPLPPIPALQRKQGQLQHPPRPPTYDSQHARAPLTQGSQSGLQSPPVPACRNQLRAAGAYRDVFSELSALRHQLRSEQKRLECRLRQDDWEELESPISVRSQERPAVDVFDMARLRLQAPVRRPSSRNVDPRNLRNHESARLECEDGESRLGFCKDAKSVTNQRIRDDRDSDHQFSDQRSTVLDDYLDLSPPPQTNHLRGSSSRGSDRDSQLRSESAFMDDVSPEPHTPKLDEVHQLSARERRRLSKQSQHAPERAVSRHLSGRRNDCSSHSGYRPQREAEEGGEWRIRNMTRRLTAFNRPGNADAPSSAETQISGRSLDLQTR from the exons ATGGAGCTCGACGACGAACTTGAGAACTTCATCAGAGAACGGAAGGCGCGGGTGGTTCTAGATAAGGCCAGCCTGAAGCAGGACCCTCCTTACATGGAAATAAAG acaAATCTGCACAAAGCTTACAGTGGATCTGCGGTGAAAGAGAACATCCCACCCAAATCTAAAGGTCAGGGAAGAG ATGAGAGTGTGGGTCTGCCTTTAGGTGTGGAGTATGAGAAGAAGAAACACCAGCTGCAACGTGAGCTCCGGATGGACTACAGGCGCTACATGGCTCAG CATCCACTCGGAGACTCGGCAAGTATTTTTCCCAAACATCAGTTACTGCTGCAGAGGGATGCAGCCACGATGACGGAGGACTCTGGGTCCAGGGCGTCTGAAGATGATGGGGGCTTTTCGTCGGTGCTCTCCAGGCATCAAAACCGGCGTGGAAGACCTATAGATCTGGAGGAAGAGGATTTCTTTCAAGATGAGCTTCCAGTAGGCAGAAGGCGCCAGGAAACGGCAAATGAACTAATGGATGAGGAGAGCCAGGCCATTAGAAATAATATTAg ggAAAAGAGAGAGAATGGAGAAGACCTCAGGAGAGATGGAAGGAGAATAAGAACACAGAACAAAAACGAAAATGAAAATTTTGCCACCGGTCTTATATTTg GAGCAGGAGATACAGACGAGGCTttgcagaggaggaaggagcgctacaggcaggagctgcaggagcagataGCTGAACAGCACCGCAACAAGAAGAA GGAAAAAGAGCTGGAGCTTAAAGTAGCTGCAACAGGAGCAAATGACCCTGAGAAACAG CCTGACCGAATCAAGCAGTTTGGACTGAGCAGGAGAAAAGCTCCTCTGGATTCAGAGGCAACCGGAGAACACAGATCATCATCTAGAACTCTATCAGGTATCGAAAAGAACACCAGCAGGGAAAGAGAAATTCCTCTTCCTCTCGAGCCGTCGCATGCTGCCTTCCAGTCCCCTCTGTTGGAGTACAGCTCTGCCCTTGGCTTAGGGGAAGGTGGCCTTTCCCCCTGTGGTCAGCCTGCAGCCCCCTTCTATCCAAGCTCCATGGATATTCCTAG GAATCCTTTGTTTGTTCCGCATCCTCCACTGAGTGGAGTTTACAGAAACCCATATATAGAACCTTATCAGTTCTACGGCACCAGAAACCCACCTGACCCAAACATGGCCTACT ATGGTCATCCATCTGCTCCCAGCGCGGGGTTTCCCGTGACCTGTTGGAATGTACCACCAGCGACGGCTGTGCCCAACCAGTTCAGCAACCACAGTCAGCACACCGAGCCCCCAACGAC TTCCAGCAGGCCCACCAACGACACTGTGGTTGATTCACCAGCTGGGAGCTTCCCTTTGGTGAGATCGACCAAGGATAGAACACTGAACTACGGAGAGGCCCTCAAACAGCAG GAAGCTTCCACCAGAGGGAGCATCGATCTTTACAGCAAG ATTCAAGAGCAACAGCAGAGGAAGCGTGTAGAGCGGGAGGAGGATGAGCGCTTCGAGGCACGGCTGGAGGTGGAGATGAGGACCTATCAGCCCTGGGGCaaaggtggaggaggagctccACTGAGGGACAGCTCTGGCAATCTCATCG CTGATCTCCATCAAATGCACAAGCTGAATGAGGAGGCTTACATCAACCCAGAGCAGTGGCAGAGGAGAGCTACTGCTGGCAGGACGGTCCACCAAACGGGACAGTCTGATCCCAACGAGAGAGTCTCTG GTTTCACTCGCATCCAAACGCCCCAGTTTGCTAGAGGCAATGTTTTTACCAACCAGCCCACTGAGCAGCAGCTGAAGGAGCAGGACCAGTACAAAGCGTTCCTCAAGCAGCAG ATCGAGGAGAAAATGCGTCAAAAAGCAGAGGAGAGGGAACGAATCCGActggaggaggaaaaagaggAGAAGAGACTGGCAGAGCAGAGGGCGCGCATCCTGAGAGAGTACGAGGAAgagcaggagaagaagaaaCGAAAGGAAATGGAG CAAAAGGCCAAAAACGAAGAGCTGATTCAGTTGGCTGagcagaggaagagggaggCTGAGCAGAAAAGAAGGGAgatggaggagaaggagaatgCAGCACTGAGGAGGCATTATGAAAGGGAGAGGCAGGCACGAGAGGAGGAG GCTGTGTGTCTTCAGGTCCACGAGGAGCCTTTGCCTCCAATTCCAGCCCTGCAGAGGAAACAAGGGCAGCTCCAGCACCCCCCCAGACCCCCCACTTATGACAGCCAGCACGCCAGAGCTCCCTTGACT cAGGGGTCTCAGTCCGGTCTCCAGTCCCCTCCTGTCCCTGCTTGTCGGAACCAGCTCAGAGCTGCAG gagcCTACAGAGATGTGTTCAGCGAGTTGTCAGCTTTACGCCACCAGCTTCGCAGCGAGCAAAAGAGACTTGAGTGTCGTCTGCGGCAGGACGACTGGGAGGAGCTAGAGTCTCCGATTAGCGTCAG aTCTCAGGAGCGTCCAGCAGTAGACGTCTTTGACATGGCAAGACTGCGACTGCAGGCTCCAGTTCGGAGGCCGAGCTCCAGAAACGTGGATCCCCGAAACCTCCGTAACCACGAGTCCGCTCGGCTGGAATGTGAAG ATGGAGAGTCGAGACTTGGGTTTTGTAAGGATGCTAAAAGTGTGACCAACCAGAGGATCAGGGACGACAGAGACTCGGATCACCAGTTCAGTGACCAAAGATCTACAGTTCTGGATG ATTACTTAGACCTCTCTCCGCCTCCCCAAACTAATCATCTG agaggcagcagcagcaggggatCTGACAGGGACTCCCAGCTGCGGTCAGAAAGTGCGTTTATGG ATGACGTCTCTCCAGAACCGCACACTCCAAAGCTCGACGAGGTCCATCAGCTGTcagccagagagagaaggaggctgtcCAAACAGTCCCAGCATGCACCG GAACGAGCCGTCTCCAGGCATCTCAGCGGCCGTCGGAATGACTGCTCTTCCCACTCAGGCTACAGGCCACAGCGGGAAGCAGAGGAAGGTGGCGAGTGGAGGATCCGGAACATGACAAGACGTCTGACGGCCTTTAATCGCCCTGGAAATGCTGATGCTCCAAGTTCAGCAGAAACTCAGATCTCTGGACGCAGCCTGGATCTTCAGACACGCTGA